AGTGTAAAAATTTTAAGATATAGTTCCAGGCTTGAAAGTTAGAGAGATTGAGATTTGCCCCAATTAGCATAATTAACATAATTAATTAATATGTTGCATGGATTGAGGTCATTGGATAACATTTGGTTAGTGTTTTAGAGCAAGGTAAGGCTTTAAGATTTGTCGCTTGCATTTCAAaacttattttgaaaatatatctTGCATTCCTTTCAAAATAAGAAGTTTTTGAATGTTTAACCAAATATGCTACTCTTTGTCGTAATTTCCAAAAAAAAAGGTGTTGGAGAACACCGGAGACGCTATTTGCACTCCAAATTTGATGTTAGTCCCTTGTTGCCTGGGGAACTTTTAGCACGGAATTATCTGTCTTTCAAGGAGCCATCCCACAATTTGCAAGGGAGAACTCGTCGAAAATTTTGCTATGAAGGACAATGATTTGGAATTTGGTTGGCCATTATAACTTCTATCCGTATGTGTTTAACCCTAGTTTAAGGTAAAATTTGTGCTTTGTGCCTTAATTTTCTGTAGTTGTAGATAATAACATATCAAACCCAATGACAATAAATTTTAGCCAGTCTCCTTCCCCTAAGGGATTATAACCAAGAGACCTTGTTGAATTCAGAAAGTTTCAAGACTAGGACTAGGAGTAAGATCATATATATGGAGCCTCTTCATCGTCAAGTCCTTAATTCTATAAATTGTTTTTTTGAACGAATTTCCTAGACCCCAAGAAACTAAACTTTTCTTTATCCATGTTGTTACAAAGAACTTGGAAGCACTAGTTTTCACTTTCCAGCCACATTTCACACACTGGTTTAATAATCTTTTCCCTTGGAGCACAGATCATATAAGGCTTAGGGATTAGGATTAGTACTTCTCTAATCCTAACTTTTCCTTGCCTTTCAAAAGTTTGCGCGCAATTCGTGCCTTTCAAAAGTTGTTATCAACAATTCACAAGTTCTTTTCTAAAGTTTGGAACTCCTTTTGTAATTCTGAAAATAATATCTGGCAAACTTCTTCTCATGTTTCCTCTCATTGAAAGATCAGTTTGTCTTACTATTTATGGGCCAACAAAGACACCCACTCATGTCCAGTCTTATCTTTAGTATGGGTTGTCTTTCAACAGAAACCATTTCATGGAATAACATAACCTTCCCGAAGAGGTATGGGACTAACTTGAATGTTTAGCTTCAAGAAATCAGATGCAACAGCACTAACAGATATCAAAATCAGGCAGGTCTGAGCGAAAAGGAAATATATAGATTTTTTCTTGAGTGAAGAATAGACCGAAAAAGAACTTGTTCACATTTGACCATCTCTCTTGTGTTTTGTGCCAATCAGAGCAGGAGGTTTAGACATTACTTGGGTGCTTCTTAATCCTTTCAAAATGGCAGCAACATACCCCTTTTGCGATTTCTATGAAAGAATCCTACAGACGATGGATTCCCGCGTGAAACACCATACTGGACAGAAGACACATTGCTATTGGACACAAAATTCTTTATTGAGTTGACCAACTGGATGCTCTTGAGCCATGTGAATTaaaaaattaagtaaataaagcCTCTAGAAGCAAACAGTGATCTCCTATCTAGCTTCCAACATTGTGATGCTTATTTCATTTACAGAACTTTCGCTGTCAGCTTTACTGGATTGACTCCTACCAGTAAAAAAACCTGGCTCTTTAGGTAACGGCAATGGAATGTCACTAGACAACATCAGCAAAACTGATGCCATACTAGGCCTATCTTCTGGACAGTGCTGCACGCACAATAGACCTACATGGACTGATCGTTGCACTTCAGACAGGTTGCTTGACTCCCTTAGATGTGCATTAATTAGTTCCAAACTCCTGCCTTCTCTGAAGAGGATCCACACCTGAACATTTGATATCATGCAGTTAGATGCTATAAGTTTTACCAACATGAGTTTAGCACCATTTAAGATAGACAGGAAGAGTTTCTACATGTCCCAAAAGATTATGGTGATGGTCTGGATGGAAGAACCCTCTATTTCTCTTCCCGCTTAAAATCTCCAGTACCAGAACTCCAAAGCTAAATACATCTGATTTCACTGAAAAGTTTCCTTCTGCTGCATACTCTGGAGACATGTAGCCACTGCAGGACAATGTTAAACAAAGAAAGTAAGTAGCTTTTTAGTGGAGAGAAATTTGCTTATTGGTTTAAAGATCTTTACTATGTTCCAACCACTCTGGTTGTCCTTGCTGCAGTCTCATTTCCTCCGAAACTTCTTGCCGTTCCAAAGTCCGATATCTTTGGGTTCATATCAATATCTAACAAAACATTGCTAGGTTTAAGATCTCTGTGGATTATCCGCAATCTTGAGTCTTGATGAAGATAGAGAAGTCCTCGCACAATTCCATTAATAATATGGAAGCACTTAGGCCAATCAAGTAGTAAGCTCCGATCTCTATCTGCAGAAATCCAAAGTTTATGATTTTACTACTTTACTAAATAATTCATGAAAGCTAAATGTGCTACAGGAATAAAAAAAAGTGAGAACCAACCAAAAAGGAACCAATCCAAACTACTGTTAGGCATGTATTCATAAATCAACATTGTTTCTTCTGCTTGAATACAGCAACCAAGAAGCTTAACAAGATTCCGATGCTGCAGTTTGGCAATGAAGATAACTTCATTCATGAACTCATCAGTCCCTTGGGCCGAGTATCTTGAAAGTCTCTTGACTGCAATTTCTTGTCTCTCTTTCAGCACACCCTAGGTATCATCATGCAATTAGATGAAAGAGCTTCTCCAGAATGTTGGTTACTTAATATCACATTGTTGTTTAAGGGAAATAGGAGAATTGGAGACAAATTTTCTAACCAAAACCTATGTTTCAAAGTTAAGTTAGTCAATGTTCCATCATAAGATAATGTCCTGCAGTTAGTttgaaggaaaaagaaagagttGCCCCGAACATTGTTACCTTATAAACAGGACCAAAACCACCCTCTCCAAGCTTGTAGTTCAGTGAAAAGTTATCGGTAGCATCCAAGATGGTCGCAAAATCAAACAATGGTAAATCTGGAACTTCATCTTTACTTTCATTGGTGTAGAACATTTCAGAGATCTTTCTTCCTTTTCCTGtgaaaataaggacttaactggaTGTAAACAGAAAATTCCTGAGACTAAATAAATCCAGAAATTAAAGCACATTTACTCAAGCCACTTAACACAAATTTCGAAGCAGAAAAACGTCTGGTACCTTCGCCAAAACGTATCTGATCctgatccttcttcttcttcttcttttgatttATGTACAAGATCAAACACACTGCTAAGAGAAGAATCGATGCTGCCAACGGCAAGCTGATTCTCAATTTCTTTACTTTCTCTACGTTGGAGTTCTCTGAGGATTCAAATAAATTCATTTGAGTTTCATAagtagaaaatatatatttttttaaatgatGTTGAAAAACTTCAGGCCTCAGCTTGCACATTTTATGACATTTAGTTTTATCTAGAATCTAATGTAGCTTTCTTTATAGCCTTACATGCACAAGTAAAGTAGCAGACTTGTACCTGATTGGGAAGAGTCCAACTTTATATAGATATCTTGTCCACTAGCACCAAGATCTCTGATGTCGATCAGCTCATCAAACCAAAGCAAGCAGCCTTCATTTGTCCCTGTTATGTCTGGATTTGCATATGCGACACATGAACAGTTTCTCAAGCACAATTCCTCGCATGCACTAAGATTCACTCCTTGATCGTACCAGGAAAAACGAGTGTCTGGCAACTTGATGCCCGGATACTTCAGGAATTTAACTTCCTTTTGGCAATTCAATGTTGCCTTTCTAACACAGCCACTTGTCCAATTTTCCCTTGCCCATTCTGTTGGGTTTTTGGGTTCAAACTGATCCAAACAGCTGCAGATTGAAGAGTTGCCATTATTGCACAAACTATATGCGTGACACCGACTGTAAATGTCACAGTTATCTGCTGGTGCGCTACCAAAGTAATTATCCCAATTCTGTGTTTGATTATTCCATATTGAAAGCTGTAGAACCCCATCTAGTTGCATCACTACCCTTGCAAAGATAGAGCTGTCTGTGAGCTGATACATGATAGATATTTTCTCAGGATcggatacatatatatatttataaccAGGACTTGGTAGCCGAGATGGTGCACTAGCAAATCCTCGACCATTCCATGGTCCAAACCTGTGGCGTTCAGTGGAACCGTTCATTATAAATGGCTGTGGGAATCCACGAGGATCGAATGTCCAAGTAAACTCACCCCTGGAAGGGTCATTTGTGCTCTTCCATGACCAGAGGGAACGATGAAAACCAGTCTTAAGATCGATTCCAACCTTCATTCCAGGCAAAGATGTGTCACTGGGATAGTCAAAACTCTGCCACAAGTAATTGACAGTTGCATCTCGAACAACAAGATTGCCTGAATCAAGAAGCTGCGCCTTTGAATTTTTCACACGTCTGGTGGCATTGGAGGACCAAATGACATGACCAGAACCATTAAAAAGAGTAAGAATTCCTTGTCTTGTAAAATTTAGCATACCATCTCTATCATTGAGTGGACTGTCTCCATTAGCAACCCATACCACTGTCTGTACAGAAACTTTGTTGAACCATATTCCGATGTACCTTTTCCTGGATGTGCCAGGGGAGAAAAATCCCAACTCAAACTTTCCACCTGATGAAATAATGGTGTTTCCATCCGTTAAAGGCTGATCTACTGGTATGGTATCTGCGGCACCATAAAGAATCAATATGAAAAACAAGAAGAAATGAATATTTATGGCTTCCATTGCTTTCTGTGCTTCTACCTTATTTTTTGCAGAGCTCAATTAAAATCTAACCCTTCGCTTAGCTCATGGGGTTATTAGATGACTAAGTTGTTGTCAAGGTGTGCGGACTTGAAAAAATTAACAAGACTTGACGGGATGATTCTGACTTAAAAATATATGTAATAGTCTCAATAGCAGGCACCAAgaattttccttttattttttaaaagagaaaagttgttgttataaggaAAAATTATGCAACTGCACAAAAAGTGTAAATCATTctccttgttttcttttttcAGTAATTCCATTTCATATGCTGAGATATTGCTTCAACCTTTGAAAATGGCCAGGTCTTACAAAGAAAAGGTCAAACGTAATATTCTTCGGTATGTTTCAATAAAAGGTCAACAACTCTCTTAAATCATTGATCGGAGAAAAGTGTGAAAAGTGGGTGGGATCCTTAGTTGTTGGAATGCTTCTTAATATTTAGCTCCAATTTGAAATGTTATTGAGAAATACCCACTTGTTAATGCTAAAAtaaaatttgcacaaaaatatctTTAGTTAAAATAGAGAAACACTCCATCAACTTTTACCGAGTTTGGAGAGTTTGAAAAGTGCCGTTCGAACTCTAGGAGAAATTCATGGAGTGTTGCCGGAGTTCTTAGTTGCAAAAATTAATATCTACTCCACGTGTTCATTTTTGGTTATCTACTTTTGATTTTGCattcttttttaaaataaaaaaatatatatatattttacaactTTACCCGTAATTATGATATCATTTCAAAAAGTATTGAGAAATGATTtaggaaataaataattaatgacaagggtaaaacaagaaaaaaagtTCCCTTGATTTGCTAAAAtgaacaagtaaaagtaaaaaatatatttagaagAGGTGGATGTAGTGTGCGAATAATATTttcaattgaactcataacttttaaaatataattagTTGAATGctaaaatcttaaaagttgaaCTTATAGAATTTAAATTCTGAATATTTATAAGAAATTTTATTGAGAGAATGAAGGAgggagagtgagagagagtgtgtACGCTAATAGAATGACAAGGGCACAATTTTTGTTTGAGATCAGAGCGCGGAAATCTCGACTAGCTTTTTCAACTTCTTTCATATACTCGGCATCGACGATTGGCTTCGCTATTGCTGGTGTGAAAGCAAGTTCTCATGTTATTTTTGTTTGCAACTTTAGTTCTTTATTCAAGCGGCAACTGCATCGTGAAAATCAAAacattagatgttatttaaatgaTTATGGCTACAGCACTAGCATTTCTTTATGGCTAATAGACCCGTCACTGCTATTCATTTACATCTTGTATTTagtttaaagttgtttctctcttttttttcaacGAAATAAATGCAATACTTTAACCAGTTTGATTCTCTTAAATTATTCTGCCCTCTTTGTAAGCTCTCAAACACACAGACACAAAGGCGACCTCTACAATTTTTTTATGTTGCAGTAGGGAGTTTTGTTTTAACAATTGGGTTGGAACTCTAACATATAGTATGCTGAAGTTTCACTTTTAAAAACTAAATACTCCATTTCAAATTCTAGCGTAGTGTGATGGAGTTTACTTATAAAAGCTCTGTCTCCAGTTTTAGGTGAGGATATTTTTGTCCAAATATATTTTCTGCATTAAAGAGTGACTTAACATTGGATAATTTTGAGATGGTGACTAAAACTTGATTAACGGTCCAACAAGTGGCAATTTGTTAATTTCTTGTCAaaacccaaactgatgggccatgacgagtgcccgagtcctacctgtcgaacacccctaagcatgcgtctaagatataaacataaaTTGAGGGTAGGTCGggaataacatctgtcaataaactgctaatcacgtgaataacatacctgaggaaaacatgtccaaaagacatatatacatatacatgcggaatacggtagggcgagccaaCAAGGAtgttatagacaactatatatccaaaactagaagccgacaaggccacatattatctgtcacgacccaaaccggtgggccgcgacggacacccggtaacttactcaaccgagtaccaacgtaacgtatcttttcgtatcatactattataggTAAATAAGCCGgaaaggctgtcgtgagataactagaataaaacatgaggaaatactcgtcataggatgacccaacatgatgtaccgacttatacatatggcatacgggcctataaggccgacacgatcttttatatacttaaaacataggccgataaggccatacaagtattcatatacatgacatctgtctacaagcctctaagagtagataaataccataaagatcaggacagggccccgccataccaatcaatacatgtctaactcatactgaccaaataagcaactccggagcaaatggagcgcaccaacaccttccgctcaGCTGGtagcctacttagaggactctcaacctgtctatcgggacctacgggcataaaacgcaacgtccccaagcaaaaagggacgtcagtacaaataatgtaccgagtatgtaaggaatgaaaatcagtaaataaaagacatgagagaaacatggagtaaaagactcaacatgtacgtctgaatagctctgtgaatcgtttcatatttataatgtcatgcatatgcgtataaatgtcataccatgcataggtatatgcgtacataacatcatcaaacctctaagggcatcccatcatatcatctcggccattgtgggcaaaatcatcaacatataccagctgatcaagtggtggtgcgtatataacgccgtaaccttttcccatatcccatatacatataatatacgcgtatataatgccatatggtcatgggtcaatgtatatgtataaatgaatgaaatacataagaaatacgttaataagatttctcggaatgttataAGATCAACATGtcctcggataaactttatcaactacgtatttttctgagacccatgaacagaagatataataataattcatatgtggaatcaagaacataggcccccctagtacttctatgaatagagtcatttatgaaagttgtgcgtttgctcgtttcgtttgtatcgtatgtaTCATGCCAATTTGTTACATCCCATGTTGTCGTACGTGAAATAcactataagtaaattgatgaaagctcgaaaatgagatattacatcccgcattttcgtacgttaaagtttcgtcataagttaatcgacgtaagctcgggaatgagattattttgagattataagtattacgctatttcaaacaagtggtaagtaaattcgtgaaggtgagagggtaaacaaatcgaaaaaaatgaatttcgtcgaaatttgtcattttgagataaaatacagtCCAAGCTACAATCCTcatgtatttatggactagtaccacacaaggtaccacatgactatggtagtaaggtgtatgaagtatgttaaaagtgagtagtattttaagtaatttgagataattcttaattatgtgagtaattgattaattattagttaatgagagattaactagttaattaaggagTTGGTGGGTGATTAATTAAGATCTTGGATAAGCCTAAGGAACCTTAACGTGGCAGCAAAGGCTTTTGGGCAATTATGACTCTTATTTCATGTAAGTAGTGGCATGTTTAGAGGGATTATGGGCAAGTCATCTTACAAAGTGGGCCCACACCTATAATAGAAAAACATCCCTAATTCATTTAAGGGGGAGGGAGGAAGGCTTCAACAAAATAAAGAATGAAATATTCAACAAAAGTAACGGAGGAAGCTCAACAATTCGTATGAAACTGCAGCAGCGTGAAATTGCGATTCtgagggagtacggtacaatctttctcaagaatatcataggATTTCTCCCTACTTCGATTCGTCGTTACATGTTTTTCGTAAAAGACGTGTGTGAGAGGGATTGTCAAAAGAATcggcttaggtatgttaaggctatcccttctttcttttcgGTATGATTCATACAATACagacgaaacgagcaaacgcacagtttcgatccgccgttacgtattTTCGCAAAAGAGAatcagttcaggtatgttaaggctatcccttctttcttttggcatgatctaaataatacaaataaaacgagcaaaatacgcaactttcataaatgactctattcatagaaatactaggggtgcctatgttcttgattccccatgcgaattattattatatcttctgttcatggatctcaaaaaaatacatattttataaagtttatccgaaaggcatattgatcttgtgacattccgagaaattttatcaacgcacttcttatgcatttcatgcatttatatatgtacattgacccatgaccagatggcattatatacgggtatattatatgtatatgggatatgataaaagattacggcgttatatatgcaccaccacctgatcagctagtatacgttgatgatttgcccacagtggccgagatgatatgatggtgtcacgacccaaactgatgggccgcgacgggcacccggtaccttactcaaccgagtaccaacacaACGtgtcttttcatatcatactatcatagataactgagccggaaaagctgtcgtgagataagtagaatacaacatggaataccaacttatacataagacatacggtcctataagaccaaaataaccactcgtacactgaacatagccCAACAAGGctatacaatcttttacgtacatgacatctatctacaagcctctaagaatacataattgtcataaaggtcgggacagagtcccgccataccaaataatacatgtctaaatcatactgaccaaacaatcaactccggagtaaatggagcgcaccaacatcttccgctgagctgatggCCTACTTGGAAGGCTCTCgacttgtctatcgggacctgcgggcataaaacgcagcatccccaggcaaaagggacgtcaatacaaataatgtaccgagtatgtaaggcatgaagatcaatacataagagacatagatgaaacatggaataaagaatttcacctgtaagtctaaataactttgtaaattctgaaacatttataatgttatgcatgtgcgtataaatatcgtgtcatgcataggtgtaggtgtacataacatcatcaagcctctgaggtcatcccatcatatcatctcagccactgtgggcaaaattatcaacgtatactagctgatcaggtggtagtgCATATATAACatcataaccttttcccatatctcatatacatataatatatacgtatataacgccatctggtcatgcgtcaatgtacatgtataaatgcataagaagtacgttaataagatttctcggaataccATAAaagtcaatatgcctttcggataaactttatcaaatacgtatttttctaagacccatgaacagaagatataataataattcaaatggaaaaatcaagaatatagatacccctagtatttctatgaatagagtcatttatgaaagttgcgtattttgctcgtttcatttgtattatttggatcataccaaaagaaagaagggatagccttaacatacctgaaccgattctcttttgCAAAAAcacgtaatggcggatcgaagtagagaaaaattcgtatgatattcttgagaaagatcgtaccgtacttccttagaattGCAAGTTACGTTGCTATTATATAACGTAATATCGTATGGATTTTTTTATTGTAGCTTCATCCGCACTTTGTCATAATCTTCATCCGTATTGTTGTACTATAAAACTTTTGGCTCCACAAGTAAAGCTCCAAATAACCATGAAAGAATATTTGAAAGTGCAAAGCTCCATACAAGGTAAAGTATTTTATTTGGTTAGCTTCTAGGGAGGCTTGCTTTACTAGGAAGACAgcaattccctttttatttgttgCAAGGTTTTCTCGGTAGCTTCATCCATAAGCTTAGCTAGATTACGTATTTCCCTCTTGAATTATGTATAATAACAAAGAATCTTGGAGGTTTGTGGGCCCCCGCTTTGTGGCTTAGTTGGCCAAAGACTACTCCACATTTTGCCATCTTTTATGTGATTTTAAGAGTCACATGGTTGGTCTTAGGtggctgccacgtttttggcTTATAAAGATTATCCAATAACTTAATTAAGCTTATCCACAAattcttaattaacttgttaatctctcactaaccaataattcacataattaagacttatctcaatttacttaaaatactactcacttttaacacactttatacacctcactatcatggccatgtggtaccttgtatgatattagtccataaataccgggtattttagctcgggccttattttatcccaaaatgtcaaagttcgacgaaattcattttcttcgattttcttaccctctcaacttcgcgaatttactcatcacttgtttgaaatagcataatgcttataatctaaaaataatctcattcccgatctTACGTtgattagcttacgacgaaactttaacgtatgaaaatacaGGATGCAACATCTCATTTTTCCAAGCTTTCagcaatttacttatggcatacttttacgtacgaaaatatggggtgtaacatctttcccccctttggaacattcatcctcgaatgttgactgatgcacttatcatttttataacctatgtcttctgaatactttTGTACTATCCTTGCCATCCCGACAActattctatgaataaatccaaaggccatggcattcccccctttaggcctctttctcacaccacgactcgtggtcggaatcctCCTAAtttcgtaactgttgctaccttctatcatgcagcttgtacgCCTCTGACCTTGTAAATGCGCCTATGtgattcttctctcctttttcctccaccttttagccaatctttaggtctcactttgtaaacatatacagagcttgataagatgtctctctgggtatctataggtatactgaagttcttcacttgatactttgtcgaactttcgaatattgctatatcttatttcatagccccggttatccatccgtatgactttactgcatctaggtaggtcatactacaccataactcttacttcgatttatcattaATGAGGTCTGCTACTAACCTCCagcttactctcgttgcttatacTATAGGTAtaagtctaagtcctttaatgcttcctcattactgttcatcttaagaatgacggcctaatctcatctcatactttgtaactcttATCCacccattgttgattcacctcaatattgatttataatctaccattgataacttgaccttttatgtaacactgccgctagggctcac
This region of Nicotiana tomentosiformis chromosome 4, ASM39032v3, whole genome shotgun sequence genomic DNA includes:
- the LOC104088261 gene encoding G-type lectin S-receptor-like serine/threonine-protein kinase At4g27290 isoform X1 — translated: MEAINIHFFLFFILILYGAADTIPVDQPLTDGNTIISSGGKFELGFFSPGTSRKRYIGIWFNKVSVQTVVWVANGDSPLNDRDGMLNFTRQGILTLFNGSGHVIWSSNATRRVKNSKAQLLDSGNLVVRDATVNYLWQSFDYPSDTSLPGMKVGIDLKTGFHRSLWSWKSTNDPSRGEFTWTFDPRGFPQPFIMNGSTERHRFGPWNGRGFASAPSRLPSPGYKYIYVSDPEKISIMYQLTDSSIFARVVMQLDGVLQLSIWNNQTQNWDNYFGSAPADNCDIYSRCHAYSLCNNGNSSICSCLDQFEPKNPTEWARENWTSGCVRKATLNCQKEVKFLKYPGIKLPDTRFSWYDQGVNLSACEELCLRNCSCVAYANPDITGTNEGCLLWFDELIDIRDLGASGQDIYIKLDSSQSENSNVEKVKKLRISLPLAASILLLAVCLILYINQKKKKKKDQDQIRFGEGKGRKISEMFYTNESKDEVPDLPLFDFATILDATDNFSLNYKLGEGGFGPVYKGVLKERQEIAVKRLSRYSAQGTDEFMNEVIFIAKLQHRNLVKLLGCCIQAEETMLIYEYMPNSSLDWFLFDRDRSLLLDWPKCFHIINGIVRGLLYLHQDSRLRIIHRDLKPSNVLLDIDMNPKISDFGTARSFGGNETAARTTRVVGTYGYMSPEYAAEGNFSVKSDVFSFGVLVLEILSGKRNRGFFHPDHHHNLLGHVWILFREGRSLELINAHLRESSNLSEVQRSVHVGLLCVQHCPEDRPSMASVLLMLSSDIPLPLPKEPGFFTGRSQSSKADSESSVNEISITMLEAR
- the LOC104088261 gene encoding G-type lectin S-receptor-like serine/threonine-protein kinase SD1-1 isoform X2 — encoded protein: MRLQQGQPECGYMSPEYAAEGNFSVKSDVFSFGVLVLEILSGKRNRGFFHPDHHHNLLGHVWILFREGRSLELINAHLRESSNLSEVQRSVHVGLLCVQHCPEDRPSMASVLLMLSSDIPLPLPKEPGFFTGRSQSSKADSESSVNEISITMLEAR